The Bdellovibrionales bacterium DNA segment GCGAATTATCGCTGATATCTTTAAGTTTACTTCGCAGAATATGCCCAAGTTTAACAGCATCAGTATCTCGGGTTACCATATGCAGGAGGCTGGTGCGACATTAGATCTGGAACTCGCTTACACGCTCTGTGATGGACTTGAATATATAAAAACCGGCATGGCATCGGGGCTCGATATCGACGACTTCGCTCCGCGACTCTCGTTCTTTTGGGCGATTGGTATGAATTTTTATATGGAAGTCGCTAAGCTTCGAGCGGCTCGCGTGTTGTGGCAGGAAGAGCTTCAGAAGTTCTCTCCTAAAAAAGCCAAGTCTTTGTTGTTGAGGACCCATTGCCAAACTTCGGGTTGGAGTTTAACGGCTCAAGATGTTTACAACAATCTCACGCGCACGGCTTTAGAAGCCCTCGCCGCATCCATCGGTCAAACTCAGTCGCTCCATACGAATGCCTTTGATGAGGCGTTGGCGCTACCCACGGATTTTAGCGCCCTGTTGGCGCGGAACACGCAGCTGCTTTTGCAAATGGAAGCGGGAGTGACGACGTTCGTGGATCTCTTTGGCGGTAGTCACTTTATCGAGAGTTTAACAGAAGACCTCATCGCTCGCGCTCGCACGCACATGAAAGAGATCGAGGAGTGTGGGGGAATGGCTCGGGCGATCGAAATGGGTCTCCCAAAAATGCGCATTGAGGAAGCTGCGGCTAGGACTCAAGCGCGAATCGATTCCGGCCATCAGCCCCTCATGGGCGTGAATTGCTTTAAAAACCCAAATACAGAAACTGTCGATGTTCTTAAAGTGGATAATAGTGCCGTACGCCAGCAGCAGTTGGATAAGCTCAAGCGTTTACGGAGCGAGAGAGACGAAGGCCTGGTGAAATCTAAACTCAAGGCTTTGACAATGTCTGCGGAAACTGGAGAAGATAATTTATTAGATCTTTCCGTTAAAGCTATACGCGCGAAAGCCACCGTTGGCGAAATTAGCGAAGCTCTTGAGAAAGTCTTTGGACGCTTTAAAGCGTCCACTCAAGTGATCTCCGGAGTTTATGGAGCAGAGATGAAACAGGATCCAGAAGTTTTAAAAAAACTGCGTTCACGCACCGAAAAGCTTCGGCAAAAATTAGGGCGAGCTCCACGCATCTTGATTTCTAAAATGGGACAGGACGGCCACGACCGTGGCCAAAAAGTGATCGCCACAGCGTTTTCGGATTTTGGCTTTGATGTGGATATCGGGCCTTTGTTTCAAACTCCGTATGAAGTGGCCAAGCAAGCCATCGAAAATGATGTGCATATTGTTGGCGTCAGTAGCTTAGCGGCGGGGCATTTAACGCTCGTTCCTCAACTGGTGGAAGAGCTCAAGAAGTTGGGGCGTTCGGATTTGATCATTGTCGTTGGTGGAGTGATTCCTCCTTCCGATTACGAGCCGTTACGATCCTTTGGTGTTCATGCGATTTTTGGGCCCGGAACGAATTTGCCAGAGGCGGCTTCGAATCTTCTCTCTCAGATTGAAAGTCAGTCCTCATGAAAGTGGCAGATCTGGTCACTCAACTCAAAGCGAAGAATCGATTGGCGTTAGCGCGTGCGATCACTTTGGTGGAAAGCGAAAACGAAAAAGATCAGCTCGAGGCCGATCAGCTTTTAGAGTCTCTTAAGGATGTCAAAACCGAGAGTT contains these protein-coding regions:
- the scpA gene encoding methylmalonyl-CoA mutase; this translates as MARLDVSSIEWSAPQGKVKDSPAQEFLTAESIPYKNIYAPHASQFSHSFPGRAPYAKGPYPTMYLSSPWTIRQYAGFSTAAESNAFYRRNLAGGQKGLSIAFDLATHRGYDSDHPRVSGDVGMAGVAIDSILDMRELFDGIPLDKMSVSMTMNGAVLPILALYIVAAEEQGVALDQLSGTIQNDILKEFMVRNTYIYPPQASLRIIADIFKFTSQNMPKFNSISISGYHMQEAGATLDLELAYTLCDGLEYIKTGMASGLDIDDFAPRLSFFWAIGMNFYMEVAKLRAARVLWQEELQKFSPKKAKSLLLRTHCQTSGWSLTAQDVYNNLTRTALEALAASIGQTQSLHTNAFDEALALPTDFSALLARNTQLLLQMEAGVTTFVDLFGGSHFIESLTEDLIARARTHMKEIEECGGMARAIEMGLPKMRIEEAAARTQARIDSGHQPLMGVNCFKNPNTETVDVLKVDNSAVRQQQLDKLKRLRSERDEGLVKSKLKALTMSAETGEDNLLDLSVKAIRAKATVGEISEALEKVFGRFKASTQVISGVYGAEMKQDPEVLKKLRSRTEKLRQKLGRAPRILISKMGQDGHDRGQKVIATAFSDFGFDVDIGPLFQTPYEVAKQAIENDVHIVGVSSLAAGHLTLVPQLVEELKKLGRSDLIIVVGGVIPPSDYEPLRSFGVHAIFGPGTNLPEAASNLLSQIESQSS